From one Anguilla rostrata isolate EN2019 chromosome 12, ASM1855537v3, whole genome shotgun sequence genomic stretch:
- the LOC135235854 gene encoding elongation factor 1-gamma-like isoform X48, translating to MATLYTPRDFWRSYPILISAQYSGARITVDPSFPGFKGEDSRETDCFLSDFPLRKVPAFVENGFWIQEASAIANYVASDVLRGSGPQDQALVQQWVNLAEGEIVPSMASWVYPAMGRAAYSEKASEKAKEVLLGLLSVLNQHLLPRTYLVGDAVTLADISVACALLLLFTQAMEPSMRQVYLNVTRWFCTCVHQPQFRTVLGDVVLCETAAVPGKLNVTPASSEEILKAPQQEEVSVKQHQHQQQQEEVPQQAEEQKQQQVEEQEEQKQPLVEEEQKQPLVEEEQKQPPQVEEEQKEQPQVEEEQKQQPPQVEEEQKQQPPQVEQKQPQVEEGLDATEEALAAEPKAKDPFASLPKSSFVLDEFKRTYSNEDTLKVALPYLWEKLDPNGWSLWYCEYKYPSELSRVFMSCNLITGMFQRLDRLRKHAFASVALLGADGDSSISGVWLLRGQRLPFELCEDWKADYESYSWRKLDPGSEETRTLVREYLSWQGDFKHVGKTFNQAKIFK from the exons ATGGCG ACTCTGTACACTCCCCGTGATTTCTGGAGGTCTTACCCAATCCTCATCTCGGCTCAGTATAGCGGGGCCCGGATAACGGTGGACCCTTCCTTCCCTGGCTTTAAAGGGGAGGACAGCAGGGAGACGGACTGCTTCCTGTCTGACTTCCCTCTAAGAAAG GTACCTGCTTTTGTGGAAAATGGCTTCTGGATCCAGGAGGCCAGTGCCATTGCTAATTATG TGGCCAGTGATGTGCTTCGCGGAAGTGGCCCTCAGGACCAGGCCTTGGTGCAGCAGTGGGTGAATCTTGCCGAGGGGGAGATTGTTCCCTCCATGGCCTCCTGGGTCTACCCTGCAATGGGCAGGGCCGCCTACAGCGAGAAG GCCAGCGAGAAGGCGAAGGAGGTGCTCCTGGGACTCCTTTCTGTGCTCAACCAGCACCTCCTCCCGCGGACCTACCTGGTTGGAGATGCGGTAACGCTGGCGGACATCTCTGTGGCCTGcgccctcctcctgctcttcacACAG GCGATGGAACCCTCGATGCGGCAGGTGTACCTGAACGTGACGCGCTGGTTCTGCACCTGTGTCCACCAGCCCCAGTTCCGCACTGTGCTTGGGGACGTGGTGCTGTGTGAGACTGCAGCAG TCCCAGGGAAGCTCAACGTTACCCCAGCAAGCTCTGAGGAGATCCTGAAGGCCCCCCAGCAGGAGGAAGTGAGTGTGaagcagcaccagcaccagcagcagcaggaggaggtgccgcagcaggcagaggagcagaagcagcaacaagtggaggagcaggaggagcagaagcagccgctggtggaggaggagcagaagcagccgctggtggaggaggagcagaagcagccgccgcaggtggaggaggagcagaaggagcagccgcag gtggaggaggagcagaagcagcagccgcCGCAG gtggaggaggagcagaagcagcagccgcCGCAG GTGGAGCAGAAGCAGCCGCAGGTGGA GGAGGGCCTGGATGCTACTGAAGAAGCTCTAGCAGCTGAACCCAAAGCCAAAGACCCCTTTGCCTCTCTGCCCAAGAG CTCCTTTGTGCTGGACGAGTTCAAGCGGACGTACTCGAACGAGGACACCCTGAAGGTGGCGCTGCCGTACCTGTGGGAGAAACTGGACCCCAATGGCTGGTCCCTCTGGTACTGCGAGTACAAGTACCCTAGTGAACTGAGTCGGGTGTTCATGAGCTGTAACCTCATCACAG GAATGTTCCAGAGGCTGGACCGCCTGCGTAAGCATGCCTTTGCCAGCGTGGCCCTGCTGGGTGCGGACGGCGATAGCTCCATCTCCGGCGTCTGGCTCCTCCGCGGGCAGCGGCTGCCCTTCGAG CTGTGTGAGGACTGGAAGGCGGACTACGAGTCCTACTCCTGGAGGAAGCTGGACCCTGGCAGCGAGGAGACCCGCACCTTGGTCAGGGAATACCTGAGCTGGCAGGGAGACTTCAAGCATGTGGGCAAGACTTTCAACCAAGCCAAGATCTTCAAGTGA
- the LOC135235854 gene encoding elongation factor 1-gamma-like isoform X15: MATLYTPRDFWRSYPILISAQYSGARITVDPSFPGFKGEDSRETDCFLSDFPLRKVPAFVENGFWIQEASAIANYVASDVLRGSGPQDQALVQQWVNLAEGEIVPSMASWVYPAMGRAAYSEKASEKAKEVLLGLLSVLNQHLLPRTYLVGDAVTLADISVACALLLLFTQAMEPSMRQVYLNVTRWFCTCVHQPQFRTVLGDVVLCETAAVPGKLNVTPASSEEILKAPQQEEVSVKQHQHQQQQEEVPQQAEEQKQQQVEEQEEQKQPLVEEEQKQPLVEEEQKQPPQVEEEQKEQPQVEEEQKEQPQVEEEQKEQPQVEEEQKQQPPQVEEEQKQQPPQVEQKQEQPQLEVEQKQPQVEQRQEQPQVEVEQKQEKPQVEGLDATEEALAAEPKAKDPFASLPKSSFVLDEFKRTYSNEDTLKVALPYLWEKLDPNGWSLWYCEYKYPSELSRVFMSCNLITGMFQRLDRLRKHAFASVALLGADGDSSISGVWLLRGQRLPFELCEDWKADYESYSWRKLDPGSEETRTLVREYLSWQGDFKHVGKTFNQAKIFK, translated from the exons ATGGCG ACTCTGTACACTCCCCGTGATTTCTGGAGGTCTTACCCAATCCTCATCTCGGCTCAGTATAGCGGGGCCCGGATAACGGTGGACCCTTCCTTCCCTGGCTTTAAAGGGGAGGACAGCAGGGAGACGGACTGCTTCCTGTCTGACTTCCCTCTAAGAAAG GTACCTGCTTTTGTGGAAAATGGCTTCTGGATCCAGGAGGCCAGTGCCATTGCTAATTATG TGGCCAGTGATGTGCTTCGCGGAAGTGGCCCTCAGGACCAGGCCTTGGTGCAGCAGTGGGTGAATCTTGCCGAGGGGGAGATTGTTCCCTCCATGGCCTCCTGGGTCTACCCTGCAATGGGCAGGGCCGCCTACAGCGAGAAG GCCAGCGAGAAGGCGAAGGAGGTGCTCCTGGGACTCCTTTCTGTGCTCAACCAGCACCTCCTCCCGCGGACCTACCTGGTTGGAGATGCGGTAACGCTGGCGGACATCTCTGTGGCCTGcgccctcctcctgctcttcacACAG GCGATGGAACCCTCGATGCGGCAGGTGTACCTGAACGTGACGCGCTGGTTCTGCACCTGTGTCCACCAGCCCCAGTTCCGCACTGTGCTTGGGGACGTGGTGCTGTGTGAGACTGCAGCAG TCCCAGGGAAGCTCAACGTTACCCCAGCAAGCTCTGAGGAGATCCTGAAGGCCCCCCAGCAGGAGGAAGTGAGTGTGaagcagcaccagcaccagcagcagcaggaggaggtgccgcagcaggcagaggagcagaagcagcaacaagtggaggagcaggaggagcagaagcagccgctggtggaggaggagcagaagcagccgctggtggaggaggagcagaagcagccgccgcaggtggaggaggagcagaaggagcagccgcaggtggaggaggagcagaaggagcagccgcaggtggaggaggagcagaaggagcagccgcag gtggaggaggagcagaagcagcagccgcCGCAG gtggaggaggagcagaagcagcagccgcCGCAG GTGGAGCAGAAGCAGGAGCAGCCACAGCTGGAGGTGGAGCAGAAGCAGCCGCAGGTGGAGCAGAGGCAGGAGCAGCcgcaggtggaggtggagcagAAGCAGGAGAAGCCGCAGGTGGAGGGCCTGGATGCTACTGAAGAAGCTCTAGCAGCTGAACCCAAAGCCAAAGACCCCTTTGCCTCTCTGCCCAAGAG CTCCTTTGTGCTGGACGAGTTCAAGCGGACGTACTCGAACGAGGACACCCTGAAGGTGGCGCTGCCGTACCTGTGGGAGAAACTGGACCCCAATGGCTGGTCCCTCTGGTACTGCGAGTACAAGTACCCTAGTGAACTGAGTCGGGTGTTCATGAGCTGTAACCTCATCACAG GAATGTTCCAGAGGCTGGACCGCCTGCGTAAGCATGCCTTTGCCAGCGTGGCCCTGCTGGGTGCGGACGGCGATAGCTCCATCTCCGGCGTCTGGCTCCTCCGCGGGCAGCGGCTGCCCTTCGAG CTGTGTGAGGACTGGAAGGCGGACTACGAGTCCTACTCCTGGAGGAAGCTGGACCCTGGCAGCGAGGAGACCCGCACCTTGGTCAGGGAATACCTGAGCTGGCAGGGAGACTTCAAGCATGTGGGCAAGACTTTCAACCAAGCCAAGATCTTCAAGTGA